In Elephas maximus indicus isolate mEleMax1 chromosome 7, mEleMax1 primary haplotype, whole genome shotgun sequence, the following proteins share a genomic window:
- the C7H11orf87 gene encoding uncharacterized protein C11orf87 homolog, translating into MSARAPKELRLALPPCLLNRTFASPNASGNSSARGPGGGGSTCITQVGQQLFQSFSSTLVLIVLVTLIFCLIVLSLSTFHIHKRRMKKRKMQRAQEEYERDHCGGSRSRGGGGLPQAGSQAPTHGKETRLDRQPRDSAFCAPANVSSSSSSPGIQCPGPCPPPPPPPPQPAPSPQGVHAAPSCLDTAGEGLLQTVVLS; encoded by the coding sequence ATGAGTGCCAGGGCGCCCAAGGAGCTGAGGCTGGCTCTGCCGCCGTGTCTCCTCAACAGGACCTTTGCTTCCCCCAACGCCAGCGGCAACTCCAGTGCCCGCGGCccgggcggcggcggcagcacctgcataacgcaggtgggACAGCAGCTCTTCCAGTCCTTCTCTTCCACGCTGGTGCTGATTGTCCTGGTCACCCTCATCTTCTGCCTCATCGTGTTGTCGCTCTCCACCTTCCACATCCACAAGCGTaggatgaagaagaggaagatgcaGAGGGCTCAGGAGGAATACGAGCGGGATCACTGCGGCGGCAGCCGCAGCCGAGGTGGCGGAGGGCTGCCCCAGGCAGGCAGCCAGGCCCCGACCCATGGAAAAGAAACACGGCTGGATAGGCAGCCCCGGGACTCTGCCTTCTGTGCCCCCGCCAacgtctcctcctcctcctcgtccCCCGGCATCCAGTGCCCGGGTccctgtcctcctcctcctcctcctcctccacaaCCAGCCCCCAGCCCACAAGGAGTACATGCAGCCCCCTCCTGTTTGGACACAGCTGGAGAGGGCCTTTTGCAAACGGTGGTACTGTCCTGA